From a region of the uncultured Desulfatiglans sp. genome:
- the atoC gene encoding Acetoacetate metabolism regulatory protein AtoC — protein sequence MREHFRILVVDDEVSIRKRCIRLLSRQGYQVMGASDSTAALDLIEKKGHLFDLLLVDIRMPGMDGITLMGKVKTVSPALEIIIMTGYATVETAVKAMKYGAYDYLSKPFDADELLHVVDKVHEKKTLQEEIEDLRNQLKDSRERSFVFGSSVAMNRVMNAIEKIAPIDCNLLIYGESGTGKELAAKAIHDRSGRRAKPFVVADCAALSAGILESELFGHVKGAFTGAHTDRKGFFEKAHRGTLFLDEVSEIPMDLQGKLLRAVQEQTVVRLGSVEPVKVDVRIIAATNRDLEKRVKENAFRPDLFFRLNVVALTMPPLRERCEDIPVLAAHFLKYYTARLNLDQRLRIPDEILNMMCAYDWPGNVRELENAVQRAAVLADNGTIRIDHILPSGPMKTGFPDVQGDQGITFQEMRRNMVDDFTRQYLARCLALNEGNITKTAQAMNMRRTSLQRLMKQFGMSGKSFKSL from the coding sequence TTGAGGGAGCATTTTCGTATACTGGTCGTGGATGACGAGGTTTCCATCCGCAAACGCTGCATCAGGCTGCTGTCGAGGCAGGGCTACCAGGTGATGGGGGCCTCGGACAGCACGGCCGCATTGGATCTCATCGAGAAAAAGGGGCATCTGTTCGACCTGTTGCTGGTGGATATACGAATGCCGGGGATGGACGGCATCACCTTGATGGGGAAGGTCAAGACGGTGAGCCCGGCACTCGAGATCATCATCATGACCGGCTATGCAACCGTGGAAACGGCCGTAAAAGCGATGAAATACGGCGCTTACGACTATCTTTCGAAGCCCTTCGATGCCGATGAACTGCTCCATGTGGTGGACAAGGTTCATGAAAAAAAGACACTGCAGGAGGAGATTGAGGACCTCCGCAATCAGCTGAAGGACAGCAGGGAGCGTTCTTTCGTGTTCGGCTCCTCCGTGGCCATGAACCGGGTCATGAATGCGATCGAAAAGATAGCACCCATCGACTGCAACCTTCTGATCTACGGTGAAAGCGGGACGGGCAAGGAACTGGCCGCAAAAGCCATCCACGACCGGAGCGGCCGCAGGGCCAAGCCCTTTGTCGTAGCCGACTGCGCGGCCTTGTCCGCAGGCATCCTCGAGAGCGAACTCTTCGGACATGTCAAAGGGGCCTTTACCGGGGCTCACACCGACCGGAAAGGCTTTTTCGAGAAGGCACACAGGGGAACGCTTTTTTTGGACGAGGTGAGCGAGATACCCATGGACCTTCAGGGCAAGCTGCTGCGGGCCGTCCAGGAGCAGACCGTCGTCAGGCTCGGGTCCGTCGAACCGGTGAAGGTCGATGTCCGGATCATCGCGGCGACCAACCGGGATTTGGAAAAAAGAGTCAAAGAGAACGCCTTCAGACCCGATCTTTTTTTTCGTCTCAATGTCGTCGCGCTGACCATGCCCCCTCTGAGGGAGCGGTGCGAGGACATCCCCGTCCTCGCCGCGCATTTTTTGAAATATTACACGGCGCGGCTGAACCTCGACCAACGCCTCCGGATACCGGACGAGATCCTGAACATGATGTGTGCGTACGATTGGCCCGGCAACGTAAGAGAGCTCGAAAACGCCGTTCAGCGAGCCGCCGTGCTGGCGGACAACGGCACCATCCGCATCGACCATATTCTGCCCTCGGGGCCGATGAAGACAGGCTTTCCGGATGTTCAAGGGGACCAGGGCATCACGTTTCAGGAAATGCGCCGAAACATGGTGGACGATTTCACCCGCCAGTATCTTGCCCGGTGCCTTGCGCTCAACGAGGGCAATATCACGAAAACCGCCCAGGCGATGAATATGCGCCGCACCTCTCTTCAGAGGCTTATGAAGCAATTCGGAATGTCCGGAAAGTCCTTCAAAAGCTTGTAA
- a CDS encoding putative Histidine kinase (Evidence 3 : Putative function from multiple computational evidences; Product type e : enzyme) — MTEKTGIDGHRRSEARRRMKFRGAPDPPVPSAGREPINWDRLILGMKKTTKEFIENVLENIIESIVITNLEGYLVFFNKYSEQMFGFEASEVLNRHIAVLGAREPDVLGCIRRNETYNGEIMFRTKGGRRFPAHVRCVPLRGEQDEPIAMVGVARDLTKEKEKQRIDQEMVRLKAFNENLIASLNDGIQIIDLSGRITFVNKRLADLLEYEPGDLLGRHYTTVVDAEDHSLFEHLTASRGEKAGQSSFETSFITKSGKKVPFFVSSSYLRERGDIVSGIVNAVTDISEIQRLKEELFQSEKMSLIGTLASEVAHEINNPLGGLIISVQMLLEDIRDGRLDLGMALEELEEMENDARRCKKITQKLLDFSRSIPEERKPLSITRVIDDSLMLVQRQAEIENIEIIKQYRENLPSVKGNSNSLQQVVMNVVKNARDALVQGGRITISAEPYRFPKDARNWVCLSIADNGPGIPSDLMHRVFKPFFTTKQDGKGTGLGLAVSKRIVEEHGGRMLVENAPGGEGSVFRILLPALEAGGEGGVR, encoded by the coding sequence ATGACCGAGAAAACAGGAATCGACGGGCACCGTCGTTCAGAGGCCCGCCGCAGGATGAAATTCAGGGGGGCGCCGGATCCTCCCGTTCCCTCCGCCGGCCGGGAGCCGATCAACTGGGACCGGTTGATCCTGGGTATGAAGAAGACCACCAAGGAGTTCATCGAAAACGTCCTGGAAAACATCATCGAATCCATCGTGATCACCAATCTGGAAGGCTACCTGGTCTTTTTCAACAAGTATTCGGAGCAGATGTTCGGGTTCGAGGCCTCCGAGGTCCTGAACCGCCATATCGCCGTCCTGGGTGCCAGGGAGCCGGACGTTCTCGGCTGCATCCGAAGGAACGAAACATACAACGGCGAGATCATGTTCCGCACCAAAGGCGGCAGAAGGTTCCCAGCCCATGTAAGGTGTGTGCCTCTAAGGGGCGAACAGGATGAGCCCATCGCCATGGTGGGTGTGGCCCGTGACCTCACGAAGGAGAAGGAGAAGCAGAGAATAGACCAGGAGATGGTCCGCTTGAAGGCTTTCAACGAGAACCTGATAGCGTCCCTCAACGACGGGATACAGATCATCGATCTGTCAGGGAGGATCACCTTCGTGAACAAGCGTCTTGCAGACCTGCTCGAATACGAGCCCGGGGATTTGCTGGGGCGGCACTACACCACGGTCGTCGATGCGGAGGATCATTCCCTGTTCGAGCACTTGACGGCTTCCCGGGGGGAAAAGGCCGGGCAGTCGTCCTTCGAGACCAGCTTCATCACGAAGAGTGGGAAAAAGGTCCCCTTCTTTGTTTCCAGCTCGTACCTGCGTGAAAGGGGGGACATCGTTTCGGGCATCGTCAACGCGGTCACGGACATCTCGGAGATCCAGAGGCTCAAGGAGGAGCTCTTCCAGTCGGAAAAGATGTCCCTGATCGGCACGCTGGCGAGCGAGGTGGCGCATGAGATCAACAACCCGCTGGGCGGGCTCATCATATCCGTTCAAATGCTGCTGGAGGATATCCGTGATGGAAGGCTCGACCTCGGGATGGCCCTCGAAGAGCTCGAGGAAATGGAAAACGATGCGCGCCGGTGCAAGAAGATCACGCAGAAGCTTCTGGATTTCTCACGCAGCATTCCCGAAGAGCGAAAACCCCTCAGCATCACGAGGGTGATCGACGACAGCCTGATGCTCGTGCAGCGTCAGGCGGAGATCGAAAATATCGAAATCATCAAACAGTACCGGGAAAACCTTCCTTCCGTGAAGGGCAACTCGAACAGCCTTCAGCAGGTGGTCATGAACGTCGTCAAGAACGCACGGGACGCGCTGGTCCAAGGAGGCCGAATTACCATTTCGGCCGAGCCTTACCGGTTTCCCAAAGATGCCAGGAACTGGGTTTGTTTGTCCATAGCCGACAACGGTCCGGGAATTCCTTCTGATCTGATGCATCGTGTCTTCAAGCCGTTTTTCACCACCAAGCAGGATGGCAAGGGAACTGGCCTGGGGCTTGCAGTCAGCAAAAGGATCGTCGAAGAGCACGGAGGGAGGATGCTGGTGGAAAATGCACCAGGAGGCGAAGGCTCCGTGTTCCGCATTCTTTTGCCGGCCCTGGAGGCGGGCGGGGAAGGAGGCGTCCGTTGA
- a CDS encoding hypothetical protein (Evidence 5 : Unknown function), protein MDQYLRMKPARMPYRDNSGKHYKLSRKKRKRYF, encoded by the coding sequence ATGGATCAATACCTGCGAATGAAGCCGGCCCGGATGCCCTACCGGGATAATTCAGGGAAACACTATAAATTATCCCGCAAAAAACGCAAGAGATATTTTTAA
- a CDS encoding conserved hypothetical protein (Evidence 4 : Unknown function but conserved in other organisms), translated as MNDTHSAMAAMSLDEATRLMDTALGRRPADLAIVNANLVNVYTGEILPNQGVGISGRWIAYTGEDPRASIGRETRVIDAAGKTVIPGLIDGHTHISNPCLPSEFLRYVMKGGTTSLIAEMMEPYPVAGTDGAIDFAEALGDQPIKIFTTMPAMVSISHACRGIALDDLRILADRPETVGIGESYWQAVIQSPEVYLPALLETRRRKMVLEGHTAGASARKLQAYTAMGITSCHEPVKPVEVLERLRLGVTVMLREGGVRKDLEVLAGILETGVNLRRVSVCTDSVAPDDLVSNGYLECVVQKAIDCGFAPMDAIRMATLNVAEHFHLDHLIGGIAPGRYADLVIIPDIRTIQAEWVVSNGRVIAEEGRLLIQPRRHPFSEASLNTIHLPRRMEAADFDVASPAKGPRVRVRAMEMVTDLVTAERHLDLPVADGRISADPPNDIVKIAAIDRRITPGKTFTGFIKGLHMTHGAVAISAAWDSTDIIVAGANEGDMATAVNRILDLQGGFVICVAGRVVEEISLPVFGYMSLESIETVAEKLKRMARVIREMGVTFPDPALSFVTLTGAAIPYLRICEEGYVNLKDGVTSGLFPDDCGEGEN; from the coding sequence ATGAACGACACCCACAGCGCTATGGCTGCCATGAGCCTCGATGAGGCCACACGGCTCATGGACACGGCCCTCGGGCGGAGGCCCGCCGATCTGGCCATCGTAAACGCGAATCTCGTCAATGTCTATACCGGCGAAATCCTTCCGAACCAGGGGGTGGGCATCAGCGGGCGTTGGATCGCCTATACGGGGGAGGATCCCCGGGCCTCCATCGGACGCGAAACCCGCGTCATCGACGCCGCCGGCAAGACCGTCATCCCCGGGCTGATCGACGGTCACACTCACATCTCGAACCCGTGCCTCCCGAGCGAATTCCTGCGCTATGTCATGAAAGGCGGCACAACGAGCCTGATCGCGGAAATGATGGAGCCCTACCCTGTGGCAGGCACCGACGGGGCCATCGATTTCGCCGAAGCCCTGGGCGATCAACCGATCAAGATCTTCACCACGATGCCCGCCATGGTCTCCATCAGCCACGCATGCCGCGGCATCGCACTCGACGATCTCAGGATACTGGCTGATCGGCCCGAGACGGTGGGCATCGGCGAATCCTACTGGCAGGCGGTGATCCAGTCGCCGGAGGTCTACCTCCCCGCCCTGCTCGAAACGCGCAGGCGCAAAATGGTGCTGGAGGGCCATACGGCAGGAGCGAGCGCCCGCAAACTCCAGGCTTACACCGCAATGGGCATCACCTCCTGCCACGAACCGGTCAAACCGGTGGAGGTGCTCGAACGCCTGCGCCTGGGAGTCACCGTCATGCTCCGGGAAGGGGGCGTACGGAAAGACCTGGAGGTCCTGGCCGGCATATTGGAGACCGGCGTGAACCTGCGGCGTGTGAGCGTCTGCACCGACAGCGTCGCGCCGGATGATCTGGTATCGAACGGCTACCTGGAATGCGTCGTTCAGAAGGCCATCGACTGCGGCTTCGCACCGATGGACGCCATCCGCATGGCGACCCTGAACGTCGCCGAGCACTTTCACTTGGATCATCTGATCGGAGGCATCGCACCAGGTCGATATGCCGATTTGGTCATCATTCCGGACATCCGCACCATCCAGGCGGAATGGGTCGTCTCGAACGGCCGGGTCATCGCTGAAGAGGGGCGGCTCCTGATCCAGCCCCGCCGTCATCCATTCTCCGAGGCGAGCCTCAATACCATTCATCTCCCGAGACGGATGGAGGCCGCTGATTTCGATGTGGCAAGCCCCGCCAAAGGTCCGAGGGTCCGGGTGCGCGCCATGGAAATGGTGACGGATCTCGTCACCGCCGAGCGCCACCTGGATCTGCCTGTCGCCGACGGGCGGATATCGGCCGATCCACCAAACGACATTGTCAAGATCGCCGCCATCGACCGCCGGATCACTCCGGGCAAGACATTTACGGGCTTCATCAAGGGCCTTCACATGACGCACGGAGCTGTAGCCATCAGCGCCGCATGGGACTCCACCGACATCATCGTCGCAGGCGCAAACGAGGGCGACATGGCCACGGCGGTCAACCGCATCCTCGACCTGCAGGGCGGCTTCGTCATCTGCGTCGCCGGCCGGGTGGTCGAAGAAATTTCCCTGCCGGTCTTTGGATATATGTCCCTCGAATCGATCGAGACCGTAGCTGAAAAGTTGAAGAGAATGGCCCGGGTCATCCGGGAGATGGGCGTCACTTTTCCAGACCCGGCGCTTTCGTTCGTCACGCTGACCGGCGCCGCCATCCCTTATCTGCGCATCTGTGAGGAAGGCTATGTGAACCTGAAAGACGGCGTGACAAGCGGACTCTTCCCGGACGACTGCGGCGAAGGGGAGAATTGA
- the xdhC gene encoding xanthine dehydrogenase, Fe-S binding subunit (Evidence 2a : Function from experimental evidences in other organisms; PubMedId : 20444178; Product type c : carrier) gives MRTKPSKRLLEVTINGETYELAVEPQETLSEVLRNRIGLTGVKEGCGTGECGSCTVLVEGEPVLGCLLLAVECENKRVETIEGQAEGGVLTPVQQAFLEKGAVQCGFCTPGMVLASTALLKRNPRPNEEEIQEALEGHLCRCTGYNKIMEAVLHAASSTADKR, from the coding sequence ATGAGAACGAAGCCATCGAAACGATTATTGGAAGTGACGATCAACGGAGAGACCTATGAGCTTGCCGTTGAGCCCCAGGAGACGCTGTCGGAAGTCCTGCGCAACCGGATCGGTTTGACGGGGGTCAAGGAAGGCTGCGGAACGGGCGAGTGCGGTTCCTGCACGGTGCTGGTGGAGGGGGAGCCGGTTCTGGGTTGCCTTCTGCTGGCGGTTGAATGCGAGAACAAGCGGGTCGAAACGATAGAAGGACAGGCCGAGGGCGGTGTTCTGACCCCTGTCCAGCAGGCCTTCCTCGAAAAGGGCGCCGTCCAGTGCGGGTTTTGCACCCCGGGCATGGTCCTGGCTTCGACGGCCTTGCTCAAACGGAACCCCCGGCCGAATGAGGAAGAGATTCAGGAGGCCTTGGAAGGACACCTGTGCCGTTGCACGGGCTACAACAAGATCATGGAGGCCGTGCTGCACGCGGCTTCTTCGACGGCCGACAAGCGCTGA
- a CDS encoding putative 4-hydroxybenzoyl-CoA reductase, alpha subunit (Evidence 3 : Putative function from multiple computational evidences): protein MGDLEYVGKRILRKDGPEKVTGQAVYTVDLQLKNMLVGRILRSPHAHARIVRIDTTRARQVPGVKAVITGKDTLGIKHGFVETPRYPADQYPLAMDKVRFIGEEVAAVAATDVYAADEALRLIEVEYEPLPAVFDPEEAMKPDAPEIHPTHPKVKEPVMNIGGKTTSEWGDIEAGFKEADYVREDRFESHLRTHGYLESQATVASFEPDGKLNVWTSSQGPFLKRAKLAKTLGLPFSSVRVLKTYVGGAFGGKIDLFSHEFCAALLSMKAARPVKIVATREEVFTAFRHGQPLIVTVKTGVKKDGTLVAQQYRVINNSGAYRGSGVVVIFLAWGFAMVPYRVPNFKYEGYSVFTNNPVRTPQRGHGAPQLRFAVESQLDMIAEELGIDPIEIRLKNARESGEQLPNGDNVHNCGLKDCITEITRHTDFHHVRGGRGENSSQRYKRGIGIGVSSYFGGSLIYPNSSSVIVKMNDDGSVTLLTGALDIGQGAETIHSQIVAEELKIPMEEIQVIAADTETTPVDIGSWISGNAYVCGNATRVAAGNVRTQLLELASQQLEASIDDLVLKDKKVYVAGSPSKALTYRDLVALSIQTRRGDPIIGEGHWRTMRDEPTHPSLATTKGRWTENYAFDAQTAEVEVDTETGKVRLLRAVTAHDCGFPINPLLVEGQIDGQVSMALGHAFMEEIMMEEGRTLNPNWLDYRMPCIRNIAPSEHIDVITEQYRVGQPYRTKEVGEGYVSAILAAIANAIYDAVGVRLLSTPFTPEKILKGLGSRS from the coding sequence ATGGGCGATCTGGAATATGTGGGAAAACGGATTCTAAGGAAGGACGGTCCTGAAAAAGTGACCGGGCAGGCCGTTTACACGGTGGATCTCCAGCTGAAGAACATGCTGGTGGGAAGGATCTTGAGGAGTCCTCACGCCCATGCGCGCATCGTTCGTATCGACACGACGCGTGCACGGCAGGTTCCCGGGGTCAAGGCGGTCATCACCGGCAAGGACACCCTGGGCATCAAGCATGGTTTCGTGGAGACCCCGAGGTATCCTGCGGATCAGTATCCTCTGGCCATGGACAAGGTGAGGTTCATCGGGGAGGAAGTAGCGGCGGTGGCTGCCACGGACGTCTATGCGGCGGACGAGGCCCTGCGGCTGATCGAGGTGGAATATGAGCCTCTTCCGGCTGTTTTTGACCCGGAGGAGGCGATGAAGCCGGATGCACCGGAGATCCACCCGACGCATCCGAAGGTCAAAGAGCCTGTGATGAACATCGGCGGAAAGACCACCTCGGAGTGGGGCGACATCGAAGCCGGTTTCAAGGAGGCGGATTATGTCAGGGAAGACCGGTTCGAGAGCCATCTTCGCACCCATGGGTATCTCGAGTCCCAGGCGACCGTCGCCAGCTTCGAGCCGGACGGGAAGCTCAACGTCTGGACCTCTTCGCAGGGGCCTTTCCTCAAACGGGCGAAGCTCGCCAAGACCCTTGGCCTGCCTTTTTCCTCCGTGCGGGTCCTGAAGACTTACGTCGGAGGGGCCTTCGGCGGCAAGATCGACCTCTTTTCGCACGAATTCTGTGCGGCGCTCCTCTCCATGAAGGCCGCCAGGCCTGTCAAGATCGTGGCGACCAGGGAGGAGGTCTTCACCGCGTTCAGGCATGGCCAGCCGCTGATTGTGACCGTGAAGACCGGTGTCAAGAAGGACGGGACCCTCGTGGCCCAGCAATACCGGGTAATCAACAACTCCGGCGCCTACCGCGGCAGCGGTGTGGTGGTCATCTTCCTGGCCTGGGGATTTGCGATGGTCCCCTATCGTGTCCCGAATTTCAAATATGAGGGCTATTCCGTATTCACCAACAACCCGGTGCGGACACCCCAGCGGGGGCACGGCGCCCCTCAGCTGCGTTTTGCGGTGGAATCGCAGCTCGATATGATCGCGGAGGAACTGGGGATCGACCCGATCGAGATCCGCTTGAAAAACGCCCGCGAATCGGGCGAACAGCTTCCCAACGGGGACAATGTCCACAACTGCGGACTGAAGGACTGCATCACGGAGATCACGAGGCATACGGATTTTCATCATGTGCGGGGGGGGCGCGGCGAAAACTCCTCTCAGAGGTACAAAAGAGGCATCGGCATCGGCGTCAGCAGCTACTTCGGGGGATCCCTGATCTATCCGAACAGTTCGTCGGTAATCGTGAAGATGAATGACGACGGAAGTGTGACGCTCCTGACCGGTGCGCTGGATATCGGGCAGGGGGCCGAAACGATTCATTCGCAGATCGTGGCCGAGGAGTTGAAGATCCCGATGGAGGAGATCCAGGTGATCGCCGCGGACACCGAAACGACGCCCGTGGACATCGGTTCCTGGATCAGCGGCAACGCCTACGTGTGCGGAAATGCCACACGGGTGGCGGCCGGCAATGTCCGCACACAACTCCTCGAACTCGCGTCTCAGCAGCTCGAGGCGAGCATCGATGACCTGGTGCTGAAGGACAAGAAGGTTTATGTGGCGGGGTCCCCCAGCAAGGCGCTTACCTACAGGGATCTGGTGGCGCTGAGCATCCAGACGCGCAGAGGGGATCCGATCATCGGAGAGGGCCACTGGCGGACCATGAGGGATGAACCAACGCATCCGAGCCTGGCTACGACCAAGGGAAGGTGGACGGAAAACTATGCCTTCGATGCCCAGACGGCGGAGGTGGAGGTGGACACCGAGACGGGGAAGGTCAGGCTCCTGAGGGCTGTCACCGCCCACGATTGCGGTTTCCCTATCAACCCGCTCCTGGTCGAAGGGCAGATCGACGGACAGGTCTCCATGGCGCTCGGGCATGCCTTCATGGAAGAGATCATGATGGAAGAGGGGCGGACACTCAACCCGAACTGGCTCGACTATCGGATGCCCTGCATCCGGAACATCGCCCCCTCCGAGCATATCGACGTGATCACGGAGCAATACAGGGTCGGGCAGCCCTATCGTACCAAGGAAGTCGGAGAAGGCTACGTCTCCGCCATTTTGGCGGCCATCGCCAACGCCATCTACGATGCCGTCGGCGTCAGGCTCCTCTCTACGCCGTTTACGCCCGAGAAGATTTTGAAAGGCCTTGGCAGCCGCAGCTAG
- the cspC gene encoding stress protein, member of the CspA-family (Evidence 2a : Function from experimental evidences in other organisms; PubMedId : 12071744, 20345064, 7984109, 8022261, 9298646, 9868784, 9921691; Product type f : factor), translating to MAKGTVKWFNDQKGFGFIQQDEGSDVFVHFSAIKGTGFKSLAEGDRVSFDVEQGTKGPAAKNVEKI from the coding sequence GTGGCAAAAGGCACCGTCAAGTGGTTTAACGACCAAAAAGGATTCGGTTTTATTCAACAGGATGAGGGCTCAGACGTTTTTGTTCACTTCTCCGCGATCAAAGGCACTGGCTTCAAATCACTGGCCGAGGGCGACCGCGTGAGCTTCGATGTAGAACAAGGCACCAAAGGCCCCGCTGCGAAAAACGTCGAAAAGATTTAA
- a CDS encoding Phenylacetate-CoA ligase, whose translation MDQVSYWNKPLETLPRDQLQELQLQRFQERMTYVYERSPMYRRKFDEAGIKPADIRSLEDISRVPFTVKEELRESQAQHPPWGDFMCVPPEEGVRVFQTTGTTGIPVRVMLNKKDWTVHFYEQFMYFMHAYGIKTSDILFVPFGYSLYIAWWGFQAALEQAGVMIVPGGGQSSKDRVRNIFNWEATVVCGTPTYLLYLGETAKKMGVSLRDSKVSIVVAAGEPGANVLSTKQAIEETWGAKCYDDIGSSEISNFGFECICQKGTHVNEAMFYAECLDPETLQPVENGQVGELVLSNLCCETMPLLRYRIKDLVKFNRERCDCGRTFLRLDGGILGRSDDMFQFGGVNVFPSAIENLIREVEVFSNEYQIVVPKMGSGKRIRIRVEPASEDVPAEKLEQAVRGFIEHFKYMVTFTPEVEIIGVGELPRFELKAKRVIRET comes from the coding sequence ATGGATCAGGTGAGCTACTGGAACAAGCCGTTGGAAACGCTGCCGCGCGACCAGCTTCAGGAACTTCAGTTGCAGCGTTTTCAGGAGCGTATGACTTATGTGTACGAACGAAGCCCCATGTACCGGAGAAAGTTCGACGAGGCCGGTATCAAACCTGCGGATATCCGGAGCCTGGAGGATATCTCGAGGGTCCCATTCACCGTCAAGGAAGAGCTGCGGGAGAGCCAGGCGCAACATCCCCCCTGGGGCGACTTCATGTGCGTACCCCCGGAAGAGGGCGTGCGCGTCTTCCAGACGACCGGCACCACAGGCATCCCGGTCCGGGTGATGCTCAACAAGAAGGACTGGACGGTTCACTTCTATGAACAGTTCATGTATTTCATGCACGCCTACGGCATCAAGACCTCCGACATCCTTTTCGTCCCCTTCGGGTACAGCCTGTATATCGCCTGGTGGGGCTTCCAGGCGGCGCTGGAGCAGGCGGGGGTCATGATCGTCCCCGGTGGGGGGCAGTCTTCCAAGGACAGGGTCAGGAATATCTTCAACTGGGAAGCCACGGTCGTGTGCGGGACGCCCACTTATCTGCTCTACCTGGGTGAAACCGCGAAGAAGATGGGGGTGTCCCTGAGGGATTCGAAGGTTTCCATCGTCGTGGCGGCGGGGGAACCCGGCGCCAATGTCCTGTCGACCAAACAGGCCATCGAAGAGACCTGGGGGGCCAAATGCTATGACGACATCGGTTCCAGCGAGATCTCGAACTTCGGTTTCGAGTGCATCTGTCAGAAAGGGACCCATGTGAACGAGGCCATGTTTTACGCCGAGTGCCTCGATCCGGAGACCCTTCAGCCGGTTGAAAACGGACAGGTGGGCGAACTGGTCCTGTCCAATCTGTGCTGTGAGACCATGCCCCTTCTCAGGTACCGCATCAAAGACCTGGTCAAATTCAACCGGGAGCGCTGCGATTGTGGCAGAACCTTTCTGAGGCTGGATGGGGGAATCCTGGGACGTTCGGATGACATGTTCCAGTTTGGGGGGGTCAATGTATTCCCATCGGCCATCGAAAATCTCATCAGAGAGGTGGAGGTCTTCTCCAACGAGTACCAGATCGTGGTTCCAAAAATGGGCAGCGGAAAACGCATCCGGATCCGCGTGGAACCGGCCTCCGAGGACGTTCCGGCGGAAAAATTGGAACAGGCCGTCCGTGGCTTCATCGAACACTTCAAATATATGGTGACGTTTACGCCGGAAGTGGAGATTATCGGGGTCGGTGAACTGCCCCGGTTCGAACTGAAGGCCAAAAGGGTCATCCGGGAAACGTAA
- a CDS encoding putative 4-hydroxybenzoyl-CoA reductase subunit beta (Evidence 3 : Putative function from multiple computational evidences), whose protein sequence is MYLPRFAFEKPTSLKEASSLLAEKAVKSALLAGGTDLLPRMKYGVADPERLISLKGLGASAPNVLPEGDLILDGASTLSSVASSPEVAEKAPLLAAAAGRVATREIRNVATLAGNLCQDTRCLYFNQRHTFQFMEPCFKRGGDFCYFIPKGKKCWAVYMSDTAPALVCLGAKIQVEGGGAGALLDLEALYSGDPLHPLTIGSDTIISGIRVPPAGGTRGWAFSKLTSREGMEFGALNIAVLLETDKDPGTCTRARIAVGAVSPAPARALKSEGSLVGEPFAPELLAEAARQVAEEVTVTPHHGYSKWYLTRALEVEALNALTRAVNQLTGGR, encoded by the coding sequence ATGTACCTTCCCAGATTTGCATTCGAGAAACCGACCAGCCTCAAGGAGGCCTCGAGCCTCTTGGCGGAAAAGGCCGTCAAGAGCGCCTTGCTGGCCGGAGGAACGGATCTGCTGCCCCGCATGAAATACGGGGTGGCCGATCCAGAGCGCCTGATCAGCCTGAAGGGCCTCGGGGCCTCCGCTCCGAACGTCCTCCCGGAGGGGGACCTCATCCTGGACGGCGCTTCGACGCTGTCGTCCGTGGCGTCTTCCCCCGAGGTGGCGGAGAAGGCGCCGCTTCTCGCTGCGGCCGCCGGCAGGGTGGCTACGCGGGAGATCAGGAATGTCGCTACGCTGGCGGGGAACCTCTGCCAGGATACGCGATGTCTGTATTTCAACCAGAGACATACCTTCCAGTTCATGGAGCCCTGCTTCAAACGGGGAGGAGATTTCTGCTATTTCATACCGAAGGGGAAAAAGTGCTGGGCCGTTTACATGTCGGATACGGCGCCGGCCCTCGTTTGCCTGGGTGCGAAGATCCAGGTCGAAGGGGGCGGGGCCGGCGCGCTGCTGGACCTCGAAGCCCTTTACAGCGGTGATCCCTTGCACCCTTTGACCATTGGGTCCGATACGATCATTTCCGGCATTCGGGTGCCTCCGGCCGGAGGCACCCGAGGATGGGCCTTCTCGAAACTCACCTCGAGGGAAGGGATGGAGTTCGGGGCCTTGAATATTGCAGTGCTCCTGGAAACCGACAAGGACCCGGGAACCTGCACCCGGGCCCGGATCGCCGTTGGGGCGGTGTCTCCGGCCCCGGCGCGGGCGCTGAAAAGCGAGGGATCGCTCGTGGGAGAGCCCTTTGCGCCGGAGCTGCTGGCCGAGGCGGCGCGCCAGGTCGCGGAGGAGGTGACGGTGACCCCTCATCACGGCTATTCCAAGTGGTATTTGACCAGGGCCCTCGAGGTCGAAGCCCTGAATGCCCTGACCCGCGCAGTGAATCAGCTTACCGGCGGTCGATAA